A genomic stretch from Pempheris klunzingeri isolate RE-2024b chromosome 23, fPemKlu1.hap1, whole genome shotgun sequence includes:
- the LOC139223237 gene encoding zona pellucida sperm-binding protein 3-like — protein MYFTVSLYILSILETTRCYTYQTKPLFLSYSDLAALEANSLDHTSRPHSLHGDRKVRAVVVKCHKDSMEVVMKADPFNPRLPVEPKHLRLGPDGAAGHDHCTARASGNGEFIIRARLADCGSQVMFTQDALLYSNVLLYSPPPASPGVMFQAEGAAVPVQCEYKRRYAVSSMALKPTWSPLISVQSKHLNLDFHLRLMTNDWSRERKSSVYSLGETVNIEASVDHHHPPLRLFVDSCVATLTSDVNSYPRYPFIDHQGCFADSQLHGSRSRFLPRVQDKLLQIQLEPFLFHQDHRHTIYITCRLEAEPISNKSPVKKACSFLSGRWRSADGDDRVCESCSRVTETSSTAEFSHRRATRSKAKHRQTELHRDVSLGPVVFLTTVGKHKYKY, from the exons ATGTACTTTACAGTTTCTCTTTATATCCTGTCTATATTGGAGACAACTCGCTGCTACACTTATCAAACCAAACCCCTCTTTCTGTCCTACTCCGACTTGGCCGCCCTTGAGGCGAATTCTTTGGACCACACAAGCAGACCACACTCTCTCCATGGGGATCGCAAGGTCAGGGCCGTTGTGGTGAAATGTCACAAGGACAGCATGGAGGTTGTGATGAAGGCTGATCCGTTCAACCCACGCCTGCCTGTGGAGCCCAAACACTTGAGGCTTGGACCTGACGGTGCTGCTGGCCACGATCACTGCACAGCCAGAGCATCAGGAAACGGGGAGTTCATCATTAGAGCACGTCTGGCTGACTGTGGGAGTCAAGTGATG TTCACCCAGGATGCTTTGCTGTACAGCAACGTGCTGCTGTACTCTCCTCCCCCAGCATCACCTGGAGTCATGTTTCAAGCAGAAGGAGCTGCTGTTCCAGTCCAGTGTGAATATAAAAG GAGGTACGCAGTGAGCAGCATGGCCCTGAAACCAACCTGGAGCCCCCTAATCTCCGTCCAGTCAAAGCACCTCAACCTGGACTTCCACCTCAGGCTCATGACAA ATGACtggagcagggagagaaagTCATCTGTTTATTCTCTGGGTGAAACAGTCAACATTGAGGCCTCTGTAGAccaccatcatcctcctcttcgCCTGTTTGTGGACAGCTGTGTGGCCACGCTGACCTCTGATGTGAATTCTTACCCCAGATACCCCTTCATAGACCACCAGGG ATGTTTTGCAGACTCCCAGCTGCACGGCTCCAGATCCCGTTTCCTGCCCAGAGTCCAGGACAAACTCCTCCAGATTCAACTCGAACCTTTCCTCTTCCACCAGgaccacagacacact ATATATATTACATGTCGCCTGGAAGCAGAGCCCATCTCAAACAAGAGTCCAGTGAAAAAGGCTTGTTCTTTCCTGAGTGGGAG GTGGAGGTCAGCGGATGGGGACGACCGTGTctgtgagagctgcagcagagttaCAGAGACGAGCAGCACTGCAGAGTTCAGCCACAGGAGGGCAACGAGGagcaaagcaaagcacagaCAAACTG aGCTGCACAGGGACGTCAGTTTGGGTCCAGTGGTTTTTCTGACAACAGtgggaaaacacaaatacaagtACTGA